Proteins encoded by one window of Flavobacterium sp. N502540:
- a CDS encoding bifunctional aconitate hydratase 2/2-methylisocitrate dehydratase — MNTYQDYIKEIEERKGQGLHPKPIDGAELASEIISQIKDVNNPYREDSLKFFIYNTLPGTTSAAGEKAEFLKEIILGEAVVSEITPAFAFELLSHMKGGPSIKVLLDLALGNDVAIAKDAAKVLKTQVFLYEADTDRLVEAFKNNNEVAKEILESYAQAEFFTKLPEVADEIKVVTFIAGEGDISTDLLSPGNQAHSRSDRELHGQCMITPQAQQEIRALQAQHPDKSIMLIAEKGTMGVGSSRMSGVNNVALWTGKQSSPYIPFVNIAPIVGGTNGISPIFLTTVDVTGGIGLDLKNWVKKVDAAGNVVRNENDEPILEQTYSVATGTVLTINIKERKLYNGDQELIDISKAFTPQKMEFIKAGGSYAIVFGKKLQTFAAKTLGVTAPVVFAPSKEISHDGQGLTAVEKIFNRNAVGSTPGKVLHAGSDVRVEVNIVGSQDTTGLMTAQELESMAATVISPIVDGAYQSGCHTASVWDKKAQANIPKLMKFMNDFGLITARDPKGVYHSMTDVIHKVLNDITIDEWAIIIGGDSHTRMSKGVAFGADSGTVALALATGEASMPIPESVKVTFKGDMKGYMDFRDVVHATQAQMLHQFGGENVFQGRIIEVHIGTLNADQAFTFTDWTAEMKAKASICISEDDTLIESLEIAKGRIQIMIDKGMDNDKHVLQGLINKANKRIEEVRTSEKPALTPDSNAKYYAEVIVDLDQISEPMIADPDVNNADVSKRYTHDTIRPLSFYGGEKKVDLGFIGSCMVHKGDMKILAQMLKNVEAQKGKVEFNAPLVVAPPTYNIVDELKAEGDWEVLQKYSGFEFNDSAPKGAARTEYENMLYLERPGCNLCMGNQEKAAKGDTVMATSTRLFQGRVVEDTEGKKGESLLSSTPVVVLSTILGRTPTLEEYTTAVEGINLTKFAPSNKQLVM; from the coding sequence ATGAATACTTATCAAGATTACATTAAAGAAATCGAGGAAAGAAAAGGCCAAGGTCTTCATCCAAAGCCAATCGATGGTGCAGAATTAGCAAGCGAAATCATTTCACAGATTAAGGATGTTAACAATCCGTATCGAGAAGATTCTCTTAAATTTTTTATTTATAATACTTTGCCGGGTACTACAAGTGCTGCAGGTGAAAAAGCTGAGTTTTTAAAAGAAATTATTCTTGGAGAAGCTGTAGTAAGTGAAATTACTCCTGCTTTTGCGTTTGAATTGTTATCTCACATGAAAGGTGGTCCTTCTATCAAGGTACTGCTTGATTTAGCTTTGGGTAATGATGTTGCCATTGCAAAAGATGCAGCAAAAGTTCTTAAAACACAGGTTTTCCTTTACGAAGCAGATACAGATCGTTTAGTAGAGGCATTCAAAAATAATAATGAAGTTGCGAAAGAAATTCTGGAAAGCTATGCACAAGCAGAATTCTTCACGAAACTTCCGGAAGTAGCAGACGAAATTAAAGTAGTTACTTTTATCGCAGGAGAAGGAGATATCTCAACAGATTTACTTTCTCCGGGTAATCAGGCGCATTCGCGTTCAGATCGTGAACTTCACGGACAGTGTATGATTACACCACAAGCACAGCAGGAAATTAGAGCTTTACAGGCACAACATCCTGATAAAAGCATAATGTTAATTGCTGAAAAAGGAACAATGGGAGTTGGTTCTTCAAGAATGTCAGGTGTGAATAACGTAGCGCTTTGGACAGGAAAACAATCAAGTCCATACATTCCATTCGTAAATATTGCTCCAATTGTTGGAGGTACAAATGGTATCTCTCCAATTTTCTTAACTACGGTTGATGTTACCGGTGGTATTGGTCTTGACCTTAAAAACTGGGTTAAAAAGGTGGATGCAGCAGGTAATGTTGTGCGTAATGAAAATGACGAACCAATTTTAGAGCAAACTTATTCTGTAGCTACAGGAACTGTTTTAACAATTAATATTAAAGAGAGAAAACTTTACAATGGAGATCAGGAACTGATCGATATTTCTAAAGCATTTACTCCTCAAAAAATGGAATTTATCAAAGCTGGTGGTTCATATGCTATCGTATTTGGTAAAAAACTTCAAACATTCGCTGCAAAAACTTTAGGGGTTACAGCTCCGGTTGTATTTGCTCCTTCAAAAGAAATTTCTCATGACGGACAAGGTCTTACAGCAGTAGAAAAAATCTTTAACAGAAATGCTGTAGGTTCGACACCAGGAAAAGTGTTACACGCTGGTTCTGATGTTCGTGTTGAAGTAAATATTGTAGGTTCTCAGGATACGACTGGTCTTATGACAGCTCAGGAATTAGAATCTATGGCGGCAACTGTAATTTCACCAATCGTTGATGGTGCTTATCAGTCAGGATGTCACACTGCTTCAGTTTGGGATAAAAAAGCGCAGGCAAATATTCCTAAGTTGATGAAATTTATGAATGATTTCGGTTTAATCACAGCTCGTGATCCGAAAGGTGTTTACCATTCAATGACAGACGTAATCCACAAAGTATTAAATGATATCACTATTGATGAGTGGGCGATCATTATTGGTGGTGACTCACATACAAGGATGTCAAAAGGGGTTGCTTTTGGTGCGGATTCAGGAACTGTTGCTTTGGCATTAGCGACAGGAGAGGCTTCTATGCCAATCCCGGAATCTGTAAAAGTAACTTTCAAAGGAGATATGAAAGGATATATGGATTTCCGTGATGTGGTTCATGCTACACAAGCTCAGATGTTGCATCAGTTTGGTGGAGAGAATGTATTCCAGGGTAGAATTATTGAGGTTCATATCGGTACGTTAAATGCAGATCAGGCGTTTACATTTACAGACTGGACTGCAGAGATGAAAGCAAAAGCTTCTATCTGTATTTCTGAGGATGATACTTTGATCGAATCATTGGAGATTGCTAAAGGCAGAATCCAGATTATGATCGACAAAGGAATGGATAATGACAAACACGTTCTTCAGGGATTAATCAATAAAGCCAATAAGAGAATTGAAGAAGTGAGAACTTCTGAGAAACCAGCTTTAACGCCGGATTCAAATGCGAAATATTATGCTGAAGTTATAGTTGATTTGGATCAGATTTCTGAACCAATGATTGCCGATCCGGACGTAAACAATGCTGATGTTTCTAAACGATATACTCACGATACGATCAGACCATTATCTTTTTATGGAGGAGAGAAAAAAGTAGATCTTGGATTTATCGGATCTTGTATGGTTCACAAAGGTGATATGAAAATCCTTGCTCAAATGTTGAAAAACGTGGAAGCGCAAAAAGGAAAAGTTGAATTTAATGCGCCTTTGGTTGTTGCTCCGCCTACCTACAATATCGTAGACGAATTAAAAGCAGAAGGTGACTGGGAAGTTTTACAAAAATACTCTGGTTTTGAGTTTAACGATAGCGCTCCAAAAGGTGCAGCACGTACAGAATACGAAAACATGTTGTACTTAGAGCGTCCGGGATGTAACCTTTGTATGGGGAACCAGGAAAAAGCAGCAAAAGGAGATACCGTAATGGCAACTTCTACACGTCTTTTCCAGGGAAGAGTTGTAGAGGATACTGAAGGTAAAAAAGGAGAGTCTTTACTTTCTTCTACACCGGTTGTGGTATTGTCTACAATTTTGGGTAGAACTCCAACACTAGAAGAGTATACCACTGCAGTTGAAGGAATTAATTTAACTAAGTTTGCACCTTCAAACAAACAGTTAGTAATGTAA
- a CDS encoding AAA family ATPase, which produces MSDVTAIHNLVQKRNELKNEIAKIIVGQDAVVDQILLCIFSGGHALLIGVPGLAKTLMINTLSQALGLDFKRIQFTPDLMPSDILGSEILDENRHFKFIKGPIFSNIILADEINRTPPKTQAALLEAMQERSVTIAGQNYKLDLPYFVLATQNPIEQEGTYPLPEAQLDRFMFAIKLEYPTFEEEVQVVKRTTSDAKTVINPLFSAQEIIDFQHLIRRIPVADNVIEYAVTLVSKTRPDNALSNDFVKNYLDWGAGPRASQNLILAAKAHAAFNGKFSPDIEDVKAVATGILRHRIIKNYKADAEGITEEVIIKKLM; this is translated from the coding sequence ATGTCTGACGTAACAGCAATTCATAATTTAGTTCAGAAACGAAACGAATTAAAAAACGAAATAGCAAAAATTATTGTTGGCCAGGATGCCGTAGTAGACCAAATTTTACTGTGTATATTTTCAGGTGGTCATGCTCTTTTGATTGGTGTTCCGGGCTTGGCAAAAACTTTAATGATTAATACTTTGTCTCAGGCTTTAGGTTTAGATTTTAAAAGAATTCAGTTTACACCGGATTTAATGCCTTCAGATATTTTAGGAAGTGAGATTTTGGATGAAAACCGACATTTTAAATTCATTAAAGGACCTATTTTTTCAAATATCATTTTGGCTGACGAGATCAATAGAACTCCGCCAAAAACACAAGCTGCTTTATTGGAAGCCATGCAGGAGAGATCGGTTACCATTGCGGGGCAAAACTATAAGTTGGATTTACCTTATTTTGTATTAGCTACTCAAAACCCAATTGAGCAGGAAGGAACCTATCCGTTACCGGAAGCACAGTTAGACCGTTTTATGTTTGCTATTAAGCTGGAATATCCAACTTTCGAGGAAGAAGTTCAGGTAGTGAAACGCACGACTTCTGATGCTAAGACAGTCATTAACCCATTATTCAGTGCGCAGGAAATTATTGATTTTCAACATTTGATTCGCAGAATTCCCGTAGCCGATAATGTAATTGAATATGCCGTAACTTTAGTAAGCAAAACGCGTCCCGATAATGCTTTGTCAAATGATTTCGTTAAAAATTATTTGGACTGGGGAGCAGGACCAAGAGCTTCTCAAAACTTGATTTTAGCAGCAAAGGCGCATGCCGCTTTCAATGGAAAATTTTCTCCGGATATCGAAGACGTCAAAGCAGTGGCAACCGGAATTTTAAGACACAGAATCATTAAAAATTATAAAGCAGATGCCGAAGGAATAACGGAAGAAGTTATTATTAAGAAATTGATGTAA
- a CDS encoding XrtN system VIT domain-containing protein: MNTTKINSFLNDQIGVKISLIITLFSTTMLTLSLLGSRFDYESFEMLSVLNIIILLPYGAILTYNLLRNKKDYLHLLPFLFLNWFIGCFSTNVYVNVFENLPIWVYCTTFLFCFSNFAIYNREITNRYINLISYFINGCSYLLILYYVVFLIPISMFSIIGILALGLGFYGLVPGIVLAIHTYILSRVLFEQKNNTYAFFSGIGIILTSLIIFTFLLNIESQKINQYGITKTFEENTDLPTYIKVSQNLKPNFFNEILLKKNIVYIASEDFFELDGFGRFNSNVQYHERKTHNPFLNIAYHFAENINLSDDDKVNILKSNFDKRLESEEQLWSGRDLITKNIKEDVKIYPNDRLAYTEITMDVVCEKESRGQKEAIYSFQLPEGSVATSLSLWVNGIERKGVLTTKEKAKKAYHQVVGIEARDPSLMQWKEGNRVTVRVFPITNELPRTVKCGFTTPLKVTDDKLIYQSLNIKGPNINNAATISRFQVNGNTEFKTSKHFDFADNYHINESKGLDKWEAEFPLNKKPLSSAFVWKNKSYEIKPLIKERIAFTPSEIILDLNNNWKIEELESILNLSKNKYFVLLNNTKQEINASNYESIWNQFDELNYSLLPLFDLQENTLIITKCGTFSSNFEELESSKYLEKIRQRTKNKDLKVINISNEINPFWQTAKEQKYVNFIQTNLNTCTDLISKKHFIKFQTNENSINLETAGISIHENSEIQQTANTGSNHLYRMFCFGKVLNDQVEIQADTLKQNNYVDLAKDANIVTPISSLIVLETDEDYKNNGIEKNINTLGNASINNDGAVPEPHEWALLFIVLSAILFYHRKQKLTN; this comes from the coding sequence ATGAATACAACCAAAATAAACTCTTTTTTAAATGACCAAATTGGAGTAAAAATTAGCCTTATTATTACGTTATTCAGCACAACAATGCTGACACTTTCTTTATTGGGAAGTAGATTCGATTACGAAAGCTTTGAAATGCTTTCTGTGCTCAATATCATTATTCTGCTCCCGTACGGCGCTATCCTAACTTACAACCTGTTAAGAAACAAAAAGGACTACCTTCATTTACTTCCTTTCTTATTTCTCAATTGGTTTATCGGATGTTTCTCTACCAATGTTTATGTAAATGTTTTCGAAAATTTACCCATTTGGGTGTATTGCACAACGTTTCTGTTTTGCTTTTCAAACTTTGCAATTTACAATCGTGAAATAACAAATCGCTACATTAACTTAATTTCTTATTTCATCAACGGCTGCTCTTATCTCTTAATCTTATATTATGTTGTATTCCTGATACCAATAAGCATGTTTTCTATTATAGGAATTCTTGCCTTAGGACTAGGCTTTTATGGATTAGTACCCGGGATTGTACTTGCAATTCACACTTACATCCTATCTAGGGTTCTTTTTGAACAAAAAAACAACACCTATGCGTTCTTCTCAGGCATCGGGATCATCTTAACCAGCCTTATTATATTCACTTTTTTGTTGAATATTGAAAGTCAAAAAATAAACCAATATGGCATTACCAAAACATTTGAAGAAAATACCGATTTACCAACTTACATTAAAGTTTCTCAGAATCTTAAGCCTAATTTTTTTAATGAAATTCTGCTAAAGAAAAACATTGTATACATTGCATCAGAAGACTTCTTTGAATTAGATGGCTTTGGCAGATTTAATAGCAATGTTCAGTATCACGAAAGAAAGACTCACAATCCCTTTTTAAATATCGCTTATCATTTTGCAGAAAACATCAATTTGAGTGATGATGATAAAGTCAATATTCTGAAATCTAATTTTGATAAAAGACTTGAATCCGAAGAGCAATTATGGAGCGGACGAGATCTTATTACAAAAAACATTAAGGAAGATGTAAAAATTTATCCAAATGACAGACTCGCTTACACCGAAATTACAATGGATGTGGTCTGCGAAAAAGAAAGCAGAGGTCAGAAAGAAGCTATTTATTCCTTCCAGCTACCAGAAGGCTCTGTTGCAACTTCTTTGTCATTATGGGTTAATGGAATAGAAAGAAAAGGTGTTTTGACTACCAAAGAAAAAGCAAAAAAAGCATACCATCAGGTTGTGGGCATTGAGGCAAGAGACCCTTCATTAATGCAATGGAAAGAAGGAAACAGAGTTACAGTTCGCGTATTTCCAATTACAAACGAATTACCACGAACTGTTAAATGTGGTTTTACAACACCTTTAAAAGTTACAGACGATAAATTGATCTATCAAAGTTTAAATATAAAAGGTCCAAACATCAATAATGCTGCGACTATTTCGAGATTTCAGGTTAATGGAAATACTGAGTTTAAGACTTCAAAACATTTTGACTTTGCGGATAATTACCACATAAATGAATCTAAAGGCCTGGACAAATGGGAAGCTGAATTTCCTTTAAACAAAAAACCTTTGAGCAGTGCATTTGTTTGGAAGAATAAAAGCTATGAAATTAAACCCCTTATTAAAGAAAGAATTGCTTTTACACCAAGCGAAATCATTCTTGATCTCAATAACAACTGGAAAATAGAAGAACTTGAATCGATACTCAATCTCTCGAAAAACAAATATTTTGTCCTTCTTAATAATACGAAACAAGAAATCAATGCTTCCAATTACGAGAGTATCTGGAACCAATTTGATGAATTGAATTATTCACTTCTGCCACTTTTTGATTTACAGGAAAACACTTTGATTATCACAAAATGCGGTACATTTTCTTCAAACTTTGAAGAATTAGAATCTTCAAAATATTTAGAAAAAATAAGACAACGAACAAAAAACAAAGACTTAAAAGTTATCAATATTTCGAATGAAATAAATCCGTTTTGGCAGACCGCAAAGGAACAGAAATATGTAAATTTTATACAAACAAATCTTAATACCTGTACAGACCTTATCAGTAAAAAGCATTTTATAAAATTTCAAACTAATGAAAACAGTATTAATTTAGAAACTGCCGGAATCTCAATCCATGAAAATTCAGAAATCCAGCAAACAGCTAATACTGGTTCAAATCATTTATACAGAATGTTCTGTTTTGGAAAAGTTCTAAACGATCAGGTCGAAATTCAGGCTGATACCTTAAAACAAAACAACTATGTTGACCTGGCAAAAGACGCTAATATTGTAACTCCAATTTCTTCTTTAATCGTACTTGAGACTGATGAAGATTACAAAAACAACGGAATTGAGAAAAACATTAATACCTTAGGAAATGCTTCCATCAATAATGACGGAGCGGTACCTGAACCGCACGAATGGGCACTATTATTCATCGTTTTATCTGCCATTTTATTCTATCACAGAAAGCAAAAATTAACGAATTAA
- the xrtN gene encoding exosortase N encodes MKDLILHKKPILAVFAILLLFTINSKILVLNLNNDFLGILGSLCLFIVGGRKTNFRINYFLILSILLLEFISWRLNTKSVHFLSILLFLCLVFHYFTGKFSFIAFICLVLFSTLFSAFFAHLTSEIKQSLCYVVYLTLKNFIPINKIEGVNFYINNAKITIDTACMGLSMFKTGLLFGAILMTLEERRLKQYFSVFQILSFCLLIITLNITSNYFRIVTLIFFNCTQENFLHHAIGLICFTVYQIIPMLLIIKYIKPKIGHNDSTKIKPKILIVLVSFTLILVTSIKIKNETETNFHQEVGAEYNTKKGSWVNKDVFKIETAEKLTYIKTPSHNPMVCWTGSGYKIIESKKILVNKEEIWFNKMEKDNQNYKSYWWYESNGKKYSSLIEVLLIKLIYGKPIFLINETLKSN; translated from the coding sequence ATGAAGGATTTAATTCTACATAAAAAACCAATACTTGCTGTTTTTGCAATCTTATTGCTTTTTACAATAAACAGCAAGATATTGGTTTTAAATCTAAACAACGATTTCCTTGGAATCCTAGGTTCTCTTTGTCTTTTTATCGTTGGTGGGAGAAAAACAAATTTCAGAATTAATTATTTTTTAATTCTAAGTATTCTATTGTTAGAATTCATCAGCTGGCGTTTAAACACAAAATCGGTTCATTTTCTTTCTATACTATTATTTCTGTGTTTGGTTTTCCATTATTTCACTGGGAAATTTTCCTTTATTGCTTTCATTTGCCTTGTTTTATTTTCGACTCTTTTTAGTGCTTTTTTTGCACACTTAACCTCAGAAATAAAACAAAGTCTTTGTTATGTAGTTTATCTTACACTAAAGAATTTCATACCTATAAATAAAATCGAAGGTGTTAATTTTTACATCAATAATGCAAAAATCACCATCGACACTGCCTGTATGGGATTGTCAATGTTTAAGACAGGATTATTGTTTGGCGCAATTTTAATGACTCTGGAAGAAAGAAGGCTCAAACAGTATTTCAGCGTTTTTCAGATACTCTCTTTCTGCTTACTTATAATAACACTCAATATTACCTCTAATTATTTTAGAATCGTAACTTTAATTTTTTTCAATTGTACTCAGGAAAACTTTTTGCATCATGCCATTGGTTTAATCTGTTTTACCGTTTATCAAATTATACCGATGCTACTAATTATCAAATATATAAAACCAAAAATCGGACATAATGATTCAACCAAAATCAAACCTAAAATACTTATTGTATTGGTATCATTTACACTCATTTTAGTGACCAGTATAAAAATCAAAAATGAAACAGAAACTAATTTTCATCAGGAAGTTGGTGCTGAGTATAATACAAAAAAAGGCTCTTGGGTAAACAAAGACGTTTTCAAAATTGAAACTGCCGAGAAATTGACTTATATAAAAACGCCATCTCACAATCCGATGGTTTGCTGGACTGGCTCCGGATACAAAATTATTGAATCGAAGAAAATCCTGGTAAACAAAGAAGAAATATGGTTTAATAAAATGGAGAAAGACAACCAAAATTATAAATCATATTGGTGGTACGAATCTAATGGCAAAAAATACAGCTCTTTAATTGAAGTTTTACTCATAAAATTGATTTATGGCAAACCCATTTTTTTAATAAACGAAACCTTAAAATCAAATTAA
- a CDS encoding peptidylprolyl isomerase: MLLKKLALKTIDFRYVLTMCFLFFFNSIISAQEVIKDTVVSKPAITMTSGQKLKVDGIIATVGDYIVLDSDIDKAFLEISAQGGSTKDITRCQMLGKLLEDKLYAHQAIQDSIVVSDAEVRSMMDERLNYMVQQVGDINKVVAYYKKNSVEEFKTYFADILKEQKLASEMTKKIVDAVEITPEEVRNFFKKIPKDELPTFGAEMEVAQIVVEPKVSKEDEQKVIDRLNAIRKDVLEGSSFATKAVLYSQDPGSAPTGGFYKMTRKTPFVKEFKDVAFSLAQGEISEPFKTTFGYHIIMVEKIKGQEIELRHILIPPTVSENALKEAKERITNVRNKIVNKEITFAEAARTESDEKETRANGGTLVNPNTQDTRFELTKMDPTLYGQVSNLKDDEISQPLLNTDDKGKKTYKIITVTNRIEQHVADYAKDYTKIKELALKEKQITTISKWFDTKIKDTYIKILGEYRDCKFVYNWLKK, translated from the coding sequence ATGTTATTAAAAAAATTAGCGCTAAAAACAATTGATTTCCGATACGTGTTGACAATGTGTTTTTTATTTTTTTTCAACTCAATTATTTCGGCACAAGAAGTTATTAAGGATACAGTAGTCAGCAAACCTGCCATTACGATGACATCCGGACAGAAGTTGAAAGTTGATGGTATTATTGCTACAGTTGGAGATTATATTGTTTTAGATTCAGATATTGATAAAGCATTTTTAGAAATTTCAGCACAGGGCGGATCTACAAAAGATATTACAAGATGTCAGATGTTAGGGAAGCTTTTAGAAGATAAACTTTACGCACATCAGGCAATTCAGGATAGTATCGTAGTTAGTGATGCCGAAGTAAGAAGCATGATGGACGAACGATTGAATTATATGGTACAGCAAGTAGGTGATATCAATAAAGTTGTAGCCTATTATAAAAAGAATTCTGTAGAGGAATTTAAAACCTATTTTGCAGATATCTTAAAAGAACAAAAATTAGCGTCAGAAATGACAAAGAAAATTGTTGATGCTGTAGAAATAACTCCTGAGGAAGTTCGTAACTTCTTTAAGAAGATTCCTAAAGATGAATTACCGACTTTTGGAGCTGAGATGGAAGTAGCACAGATTGTTGTGGAGCCAAAGGTTTCCAAAGAAGATGAGCAGAAGGTAATCGACAGACTGAATGCGATAAGAAAAGATGTTCTTGAGGGATCCAGTTTTGCGACAAAAGCAGTATTGTATTCACAAGATCCCGGATCTGCACCAACGGGAGGTTTTTATAAAATGACCCGAAAGACTCCTTTTGTGAAAGAATTTAAAGATGTAGCTTTTAGTTTAGCACAGGGAGAGATTTCCGAACCTTTTAAAACTACTTTCGGATACCATATTATCATGGTTGAAAAAATTAAAGGACAGGAAATTGAATTACGACATATTTTGATTCCGCCAACAGTTTCTGAAAATGCATTGAAAGAAGCAAAAGAAAGAATCACTAACGTTAGAAATAAGATTGTAAATAAAGAGATTACTTTCGCAGAAGCTGCAAGAACAGAATCTGATGAAAAAGAGACAAGAGCAAACGGAGGAACACTAGTAAATCCAAATACTCAGGATACCCGTTTTGAACTGACTAAAATGGATCCAACTTTATACGGTCAGGTTTCAAATTTGAAAGACGACGAAATTTCACAGCCACTTTTAAATACAGACGATAAAGGGAAAAAAACATATAAGATAATCACAGTTACAAACAGAATTGAACAACACGTTGCTGATTATGCTAAGGATTATACTAAAATTAAAGAACTGGCATTGAAAGAAAAACAGATCACAACCATCTCGAAATGGTTTGATACTAAAATAAAAGATACTTATATCAAAATTCTTGGAGAGTACAGAGATTGTAAATTTGTCTACAACTGGTTAAAAAAATAA